The Mus musculus strain C57BL/6J chromosome 2, GRCm38.p6 C57BL/6J genome has a window encoding:
- the Snrpb2 gene encoding U2 small nuclear ribonucleoprotein B'': MDIRPNHTIYINNMNDKIKKEELKRSLYALFSQFGHVVDIVALKTMKMRGQAFVIFKELGSSTNALRQLQGFPFYGKPMRIQYAKTDSDIISKMRGTFADKEKKKEKKKAKTMEQAAAAANKKPGQGTPNAANTQGTAAPNPQVPDYPPNYILFLNNLPEETNEMMLSMLFNQFPGFKEVRLVPGRHDIAFVEFENDGQAGAARDALQGFKITPSHAMKITYAKK; encoded by the exons ATGGATATCAGACCAAATCACACGATTTATATCAACAACATGAAtgacaaaattaaaaaagaag AATTGAAGAGATCCCTGTATGCCCTTTTTTCTCAGTTTGGACACGTGGTAGATATTGTGGCTTTAAAGACCATGAAGATGAGGGGACAGGCTTTTGTTATATTTAAGGAACTGGGTTCATCCACAAATGCTTTGAGACAGTTACAAGGATTTCCATTTTATGGTAAACCAATG AGAATTCAGTACGCAAAAACAGATTCTGATATAATATCTAAAATGCGTGGTACTTTCGctgacaaggaaaagaaaaaggaaaagaagaaagctaaaaCCATGGAACAGGCTGCAGCTGCTGCAAACAAGAAGCCTGGTCAG GGAACACCAAATGCAGCTAATACCCAAGGCACTGCAGCGCCAAATCCTCAG GTCCCTGATTATCCTCCAAATTATATCCTATTTCTTAATAACTTACCAGAGGAGACAAATGAGATGATGTTATCCATGCTGTTCAACCa GTTCCCTGGATTCAAGGAAGTTCGCTTGGTACCGGGGAGACATGACATTGCATTTGTAGAATTTGAGAATGATGGTCAGGCTGGAGCTGCCAGAGATGCTCTGCAGGGGTTTAAGATTACACCGTCCCATGCCATGAAGATCACCTATGCCAAGAAGTAA